Sequence from the Dictyoglomus sp. NZ13-RE01 genome:
TCAAAACTTGGGTAGAACCCCTCTCATCAATAGTAACACCATACAGAGTCTCTGCGTATTCCATCAAAGTTGGATTATGGCTTATCAATATAAATTGTATACTTTTACTCATTTCTTTTATTTTTTTACCTAATACATGGGCGTTATGATTATCTAAAGCGGAATCTATCTCATCCCAAAAACAAAAATTAACAGGTGCTATCTCTAAGCCTGCCAATAATAAAGAAAGGGCTGTAATGCTTTTTTCTCCTCCTGAAAGCATTAATAAACTCTTATAGTTCTTCTTATTAGAAGTTAATTTAATATAGATATTTGAATTAAGAGGATCTTGTTCTTTTTCTAATAAAATTTGTAGATCCCCATGAGGGAAAAACATTTTCCAATTATTATTAGCTAAATCTTTGAGAACAGAGTAGGCATTTAAAAACCTTGTTTCTGCTTCCCTCAAAGTACTCTTAATGATACTTCTTAATGATGAAATAGACTCATAAACATCTTCCCATTGTTCAGTAAGCTCTCTATATTTTTCTTCCTCAGTAGTGAGTTTTTCTTTTGCTAAAAAGTTTATAGGTCCTAAATTTTCCAATGTTTTTAATATCTCTTTTTCTCTCGCTCTTAGTTTAGACTCTGGCAAATCAATCTTTAAGTTTGGGATTTTGTTTTCAAAATCCTTTTCGATTTCTTCCTTTCTCTTTACGATCTGTTGTAGATTTGTTTCACTTCTTATAATTTCTTCTCTAATTTGTTGTCTCCTATTTATTAGCTTCTCCTTTACTTCTTTTAGATGCACTAACCTTTCTGTTAAAGAATTTATTTCTGATCTCAAATTTTCTTCTTTTAATAAACCATCATCTATTTCTTTATTTATATCTTCCAAATTTCTTGTCATATTTACATATTCTTTGTCTATGAAATCTTTCTCTTTTTTCATTTCCTCAATCTTATTTTGTAGATCTTTCACAAGAGTTCCCAAAAATTCTCTTCTATTTCTATTATAAATGAAATTTTCTCTTAATTTCTCATACTTGTCCTTTATGCTTTCCCATTCATTCCGTAAATAAGAAAATTCTTCTAAAATCCTTCTGTATTCTTCAAATAACCCTACATTACCATAAAATTCCAGTTTTGAATCAATTTTCTTGAGCAGATTGTCTAATTTTTCCCTCTTGTTCTCGAGAATAGTTTTTTCAACTCTTAAGGTTTTTATGTCACTTTCTAATATAGATATAGCCTGACTTAACTCTTTTATATTTTCTTCTCTCTCATGCATATTAATATTTATATTAAGGGTTGTTTGAATATTATTTCTAACACCACCGCTAATGGTACCACTCCCTAAAAAAACTTCTCCCTTTAATGTAACTAATCTCCAACCTTCCTTTAAAAGCTCTCTTTTACTTAGTGCAGTCTCGAAATCTTTAAAAATTAAAACATTTCCCAATAAACTATAAACTAATTCCTTAAATCTTTCATCATAATTAACCACATTTAAAGCTCTTATTCCATCTTTTATCTCAATTATTCTTTCCTTAAAATCTTTATAAAAGCTTAATGGTCTAAAAGTTGCCCATCCCAAATTATTATCCCTTAAATATCTAATCAATCTTTCCGCAGTATATTCATCGGTTACAATGATATCAAAGAGTGTATTCCCAAGGATATTAAAGATAGGGGTCAAATAATCTTTATCAATCTGTAAAATGTCTAATACTATTCCTAAAACATTATTATCTTTTAAAGCTAAAATCTCTCTTACCCCTTTAGGTAAACTGTCTCTCTGGATATCTTCTAAATCCCTCAAAAGACGCCTTTCTCTTTGAAGTTCAAAAACCTTCTCATCTAAATATCTTTCCTTAGCTCTTATTAGAGATTCCTTTTCTCTTAGCTCCTTACTAATATAATTTTTGTATTCTTCTAATTTCTCTCTCTTTTGCTTTAGCCTTTGGATAAACCATTTTGCAAACTCTTCAGATACATTGGAAACCTCATGAAAATTCTTCAATTTTTCTTCATATCTTGCCTTAATGATCTCCTTCTCCTTCAAGTTAGTCTCAATATCTCTTAGCTTTCTTCCCAGCTCTAAATAGTTTTCTTCCTCTTCTTCTATCAAATTTTGCTCTACATTTTTCAATTCTTCTTTATTGATTTCTAATTCCTTATTACTTTCTAAAATTTCCTTCTCTAATTTCTTTTTTCTATCATCAAAGTCTGAGATTCTTTGCAAAAGCTTTTCTCTCTTTATCTGGTTTTCTACAAGTATACTTTTAATATTCTCTAATTCTCTATTCAAGTCCTTTATTTTACTATTAATCTCCTCTTCCTCTTTTCTCATATTTTCCAACTCTATCTCAATACCTGAAAACTCATCTTTAAAAATTCTCAGGTTTTCATTTATTTCTTCTATATTTTTGTATAATTTCTGCCATTGATAGTAATTCAGTGATTCCCTAACTTTTTCCAGTTCTTTTGTTAATTCTGTATAGTACTCTGCAAGTTTTGCCTCTTTTCTCAATTCCTCCAAGTTTTCCCAAAGCATTCTCCTTTTCTCTTCAATCTCTTTTCCTTTGGCTTCTATAATATCTAATTTCAGTTGTGTTTCTTTTACTTTTTCCTGATATCCAGAGATACCTGCTATATCTTCCAGATATTCTTTTAATCTATCATTGTCTAATATAAGAGATTCTAATTCTCCCTGCCCTATAAAGGTTAGATTGTGCTTTCCTACCCCACAAGAGGATAGAAAAATTTGCAAATCCTTTAATCTGATATTTTTATCATTTAAAAAATATGCACTATCTCCATCTCTTTCAATTCTTCTTGTAATAATATAGATATCAAAGGCAAAACCAGAATTGATAAGAAGATGAAGAGAAACTTCTGCATACTTTGCAGGTGCTAAATTTTTGTTCCCACCAAATATTACTTCCTCAGATTTTTCAACTCTTAATAACTTGGATCGTTGCTCTCCAATAACCCATCTTATTGCATCCAATATATTACTTTTACCAGAACCATTCGGTCCTGTTACGACTATGAATTTACCATTAAAAGGGATCTTATGATGACCATAAAAAGATTTGAAATAATTAATCTCTATTTCTTTAATATACATTTTTCCCTAATTTCTCTAAAGCTTTTTGCGCAGCTTGCATCTCCGCTTGACTTTTGTTTTTTCCAATTCCCTCAGAAATTTTCTCGTTATCAACCCATAATTCGATATAGAATACTTTGTTATGCTCTGGTCCTTCTTCCTTTACTAATCTATATTCAAATTTTTTCCCCTGCTTAAGCAAAACACTTCTGAGTATATTCTTCCAATCTATCTCGTACTCTATATTCTCCAAATCCTCCTTGAATATTTTTAATACAAATTCTTTTGTAAACTCATATCCTTTATCTAAGAATAAAGCACCTATAAAAGCCTCAAAAAGATCAGAAAGAATGGATTCTTTTTCTCTTCCTCCTTGTAATTCTTCTCCATTTCCCAGTAGAACATACTTATTCAAACCAATTTCTTTCGCTTTTCGCGCTAAAGTTTTACCCTTTATTAAATGGCTCCTCATCTGAGAGAGCATTCCCTCGTTAGCATTCTTATGTAATTTAAACAAGGTTTCACTTATTATGAGACCAATTACACTATCACCTAAAAATTCCAATCTTTGATTATCCTCAAGAACATTTAAATTTTCATTTCTATAAGATGGATGTACTAATGCTGTAAAAAGAAGCTCAACATCAGAAAAAATAATACCAAACCTTTCTTCTAATTCCTTCTCTGTTTTATTTATAGTCTCTATTTCTTTAGCTTTCATTTATATGTTTTTTAAATACTAAGGATGCATTCTGTCCGCCAAACCCAAAGGAGTTTTTTAAGGCATACCTAATATTCATATCCCTTGCTTTATTAGGTACATAATCTAAATCACAATCAGGGTCTTTTTCCTCGTAATTTATAGTAGGAGGAACAACCCCATAATATATGCTTAAAACTGTAGCCACAGACTCTAAGGCACCAGCAGCTCCTAAGGCATGCCCAAATACAGATTTATTAGAACTAATAGCTAAATTATAGGCATGCTCCCCAAATACCTTTTTAATGGCTAATGTTTCAATTTTATCATTAAGTTTTGTAGAAGTTCCATGAGCATTTATATAATCAACCATCTCAGGAGTAATACCCGCATCCATAAGAGCCCTTTTCATAGAAAGATATGCACCATAACCTTGAGGATCAGGAGCTGTAATATGATAAGCATCGTCAGAAGCTCCAAAACCAACAATTTCCGCATAAATCCTCGCATTTCTTTTCAAAGCATGTTCTAAACTTTCAAGGACAAGAATACCACAACCTTCCGCCATAACAAAACCATCCCTACGAGCATCAAAGGGCTTACTTGCCTTCTCCGGAGGATCGTTCTGAGTTGAAAGAGCTTGAATAGAACAAAAACCCGCAAGTCCCATAGGCGTGATACCTGCTTCTGTCCCGCCAACTATTGCACAGTCTACTTCTCCATTGGCAACCAGTTTATAACCAAGTCCAATAGCATGTGAACTTGCTGCACAAGCTGTAACCGTTGCAAAATTAGGTCCTTTAAAACCAAACTGTATAGATATATTTCCTGCCGCCATATTGATAATCATCATAGGAACTACAAAGGGGCTTACTTTGTTTGGTCCCTTCTCAAATAAAACTCTGAACTGATTTTCTAAAGTTTCTAAACCCCCTATTCCCGAGGCTACTATAACTGCTGTATTTTCTTTCTCTTCCTCAGAGGGATTCCAATTTGCATCTTCCAAAGCTAATTTGGTTGCAGATATAGCAAACTGTGAGAATCTATCCAACCTTCGGGCTTCTTTTTTATCTATAAAATCCTCGGGATTAAAATCTTTTACCTCTCCTGCTATTTTCGTTGGGTAATCATCAGTTGGAAACTTTTCAATATAGCTTATGCCAGATCTTCCTTTTACCAAATTATCCCAAAATTTTTCCTTTCCTATGCCAATGGGAGATATCACACCAACCCCTGTAACAACAACGGTTCTTTTCATTAAATATCTCCTCCTTAAAATACATTAAAAGGGTACTGGAAGGATAATAAAACCAGTACCCTTTTTATAATTACAATTTTTTCTCTACGTATCTGACCACATCTCCTACTGTCTTAAATTTTTCTGTATCCTCATCAGGAACATCAATACCAAATTCTTCCTCTAAAGCCATGATTAACTCTACTGCATCTAAAGAATCCGCTCCTAAATCATCCTGAATTGAAGAATCCATCGTGATAAGGTCTTCGTCAATTCTTAACTGTTCTACAATTATCTTCTTTATTTTTTCAAAGATGGTTGCCTCATCCATTTACTCTTCACCTCCTTCCTTGTAAATTTTCACATAGCCAATCCACCATCAATGTTTATAACAGCCCCAGTAATATAGCCCGCCTCTTCAGAAGCCAAAAATTTGACCAAATTAGCAACTTCCTCAGGCTTTCCAAACCTTTGAAGAGGAATCTGTTTTAAATATAGATCCTTTAAGTCAGGGGCTATACTTTCTGTCATTTCTGTCTCAATAAATCCAGGAGCAACAGCATTTACTGTTATACCCCTACTGGCAAGCTCACGGGCAACAGTTTTTGTAAAACCAATTATTCCTGCCTTTGAAGCAGAATAATTAGCCTGTCCTATATTACCCATCTCTCCAACAATTGAAGAAATATTTATAATTCTTCCACTTCTTTGCTTAATCATAATTTTTGCTGCTGCTCTTGTACACAAAAATACACTTCTTAAATTTGTTGCCATAACCGCTTCCCAATCTTCCAATTTCATTCTTAATAATAAATTATCTCTTGTTATCCCCGCATTGTTGACTAAAATATCAAGTCGACCAAATTTTGTCAATATATCCTTAAACATATTTTCTACTTCTTCCTCATTACTTACATCCGCCTTATATAAATACCCTACTGCACCCAACTTTTCAACTTCTTCTAATGTTTCTCTTGCAGACTCTTCATTACTTCTATAGTTAATTACCACCTTAGCTCCTTCTTTTGCAAGAGCAATGACTATTGCTCTTCCAATCCCCCTACTTCCCCCTGTAACCAAAGCAACCTTATCTTTAAGCATTATTCCTCCCCCTTTAAAGCAAGAAAATCTTCGGGTTTCTCAATGCCTTTAATCTTTATATCCTTCAAAATCTTTTTTACAAGTCCTTGAAGTACTTTTCCAGGTCCAACTTCTATATATTCATCTACTCCTAAACTATTTAGTTTACTTATTGTATCAGTCCAAAATACTGATGATGTAAACTGTTTCAATAAAATCTCCTTTGCATCTTCAGCTTTTTCTACCTCACTTACTGTGGTACTACTTATAACAGGAATCTCAGGATCTCTAAAATTGATTTCCTTGATAATCTCCCAAAATTTATCTTGAGCCTTACCCATTAATGGGCTATGAAAAGGTCCACTAACAGAAAGCGGTATTATCCTTTTAACTTCACTTCTAAAAATCTCCTGCCATCTTTGAAAGGATTCTATTGATCCTGAAATAATTATTTGTTCATGTGAGTTATAATTAGCTATAAATAGATTTTCAAAGTCTTTCAAACTTTCTCGAATCTTATCAATATCTCCTCCTATTACAGCCCACATTCCACCTGAAACTTCTTCTGATATTTCTTGCATGATTCTTCCTCTCTCGTAAACCAATCTCAATCCCACAGAAAAATCAAAGATCCCTGCAGAACAAAAAGCAGAATATTCACCCAAACTATGACCCGTCACAAAATCAGGATAAAAATTATTATTTTTTAAATAGTAATCTAACATGCAACTTATTGAAAAAATTGCAGGTTGAGAATATATGGTTTTTCTCATTAATTCCTCTGTTCCATCTTGGTAAACTTTTATTATATTTTCATCTATTTTTCTTATTTCTTCTAAAAAATACTCAAAATCTTGATTAAGAAAAGGTGAAAACATACCAAAAGATTGAGAGCCCTGTCCAGGAAATATAAATGCTCTCATAAAAACTAACTCTCCTTTATAAAATTTTGCAAGTTTTTTATTATATTCTCCGCTTCCTTTACAATATCCTCAATAATATCTTTTACTGGTTTTATATCATTTATTAAGCCGGATATTTGACCAGCCATAACAGAACCATATTCCACATCTCCATTTATAACTGCAGACCTAAGACGTCCTGTCCCAAATTTCTCTAACTCCTCTATTGGTACTCCCTTTTTCTCTAACTCTAAAAATTCCCTTGCCAGTTTATTATATATAACTCTAACAGGATGACCTGTGCTTGCTCCTGTAACTACCGTATCTCTATCCTTTGCTTTTAAAATAGCCCTTTTATAGTTTTCATGTACCTTACACTCTTCACTGGCTATAAATCTTGTACCCATTTGAATACCCTGAGCTCCTAAAGCCAAAGCAGCAACAAAACCTCTTCCATCTGCTATACCACCTGCTGCAATTACAGGAATCTTCACAGCGGATACCACTTGAGGAACTAAAGCCATAGTAGTTAGCTCTCCAATATGTCCTCCACATTCCATCCCTTCCGCTATAAGACCATCCACCCCAAGTCTTTCCAATCTTACAGCTAATGCAACCGACGATACCAAGGGAAAAATCTTTATTCCTTTCTCCTTTAAAAATGGTATGTATTTTCCTGGATTTCCAGCACCAGTAGTTACTACAGGAACTTTCTCTTCTATTACTACCTTCATTACTTCTTCAGCATAGGGAGAAAGAAAGTAAATATTAACTCCAAAGGGCTTATCTGTTAAAGTACGGGTTTTTCTAATCTCCTCTCTAACCCAATTAGGGTCTGCATTTCCAGCCCCTATTACACCTAAACCACCTGCATTTGAAACAGCGGACGCAAGTTCGGAAGTTGCTACCCAAGCCATACCTCCCTGAATAATAGGATATTTAATATTCAAAAGATCACATAGAGGGGTTTTAATCAAATAAATTCACCTCTTTCCATCGCATAAGAGCGGTACCCCAGGAAAGACCAGCCCCAAACCCAACAAAGGCTATTAAATCCCTATCTTTTATCTTTTTCTGAATTAAAAGTTCCTCTAAGGTTAACGGGATTGATGCTGTTGATGTATTTCCATATTTATCTACAGTGATTCCAATTTTTTCCATAGGAATACCTAATCTCTCTGCTCCTGCTTGAATTATTCTTATGTTTGCTTGGTGAGGAATAAGCCAATCTAAATCTTTAGGAGATAAATTGGCTTTATTTAAAGCTTCCTCAGTGCTTTCAGAAATAACCCTAACAGAAAATTTAAAAACTTCTCTTCCATTCATCCTAATATAATGGAGCTTTTTATCAACAGTATCATAAGAAGCAGGAAGTTTTGAACCTCCTGCTGGAATTTCCAGTAGTTCCGCCCCCTCACCATCCAAATGTAAATTCCATGATATTAATCCATAATCATCTCCCACTTCCCTTAAAATAACAGCTCCTGCCGCATCCCCAAAAAGAACACAAGTGTTTCTATCTTCCCAATTAACCAATCTTGATAGTACCTCAGTCCCAACAATGAGCACTGTTTCTACATCACCACTTTTTATAAATTGAACTCCGGTTATTAAGGCAGAGACAAATCCCGTACAAGCAGAAAGTAGATCAAAACCTCCCGCCCTACTTGCTCCTATTTTTCTCTGAATAAGAGATACAGTGGGCGGGAAGATCATTTCAGGAGAAGAAGATGTAGTTATTATAAGATCTATATCCTTAGGAGAAAGTTTTGCCCTTTCTAAAGCTTTTAAAGCTGCCTCTGCTCCTAAATCTGATGCATTAACTCCTTCATCAACAATGTGTCTCTTTTTAATTCCGGTTCTTGTAGTAATCCATTCATCAGAAGTATCTACCATCTTTTCTAAATCAAAATTAGTTAAGAACTTAGGTGGAACAGATGTTCCAACACTTATAATTCCAACACCCATATTTTTATACCCTATCTATTTTTCTTCTTTCTCTTCCACTTCAACTATACTTCTTCCTTTATAATAGCCACAGAAGGGACAAACCCTGTGAGGTAAAATCAATTTATGACAATGCCCACATTCCACCAAAGATACACCATGAAGCTTATACCTTACCCATCTTCTGTCCCTTCTTGTAGTTGATAATTTTTTCTTAGGAAGTCCCATTTGTTATTTCCCTCCTTTTTTTAATATTTTCGTTAGTGGTTCCCATCTTGGATCTACATTTATTTCTCCTACATGTTCACATGGTCCTAAATTCAAATCGTGCCCACACACAGGACAAAGTCCTTTACAATCTGGCTTGCAAAGAGGCTTTATTGGAATAGAAATACGTACATTATCTTCTACTAAAGGATCCAAATCGAGAATCTCTTTTTCCAATACAAATTTAAAATCTTCCTCTGTTAACTCAACCTCTGCTTCGGAAGGAGAAATATTTCTCAATATAGGTAAATCCCATAAATAAACTTCTTCTACATCCACATCAATATTATAGGTAAACTCTTTCAGACATCTACTGCACGTTAGCTCTACTTGACCAGTAATCTTACCTTTTATTAAAACTTCCCTTCCCAAATTTGTTAGTAATAAATCAATATGAAGAGGATTTTCAAATTCCATATCTTCAAAATGCGGAAGAAAATCCTCCTTTATTGCCATCTTCTTACCAACTTCTGAATGTAGGTCCGCAAGAAAAATTTGCATTATACCACCTTCTTTTATCCCTTTATTTTCTTTAAAATTCTAACAGTTTCTCTTGCTATCATTAGTTCCTCATTAGTAGGTACCACCCAAACTTCTACCTTAGAATCATCCGTACTTATCCTTCTCTCCTCTCCTTTAAATTCATTTGCTTGTAAATCTATTTTTATTCCTAAATGTTCCATATCTGTACAAACCATTCTTCTTACAATAGGCGATCTCTCACCAATACCTGCAGTAAAAACTAAAGCATCAAGTCCTCCTAAGATTGCAAAGTAAGCTCCAATATATTTTTTAATCCTATAAACATAAACTTCTAAAGCAAGTTGAGCCTTTTCATTACCTTTTTCTGCCTCATCTTCTAAATC
This genomic interval carries:
- the acpP gene encoding acyl carrier protein — protein: MDEATIFEKIKKIIVEQLRIDEDLITMDSSIQDDLGADSLDAVELIMALEEEFGIDVPDEDTEKFKTVGDVVRYVEKKL
- a CDS encoding 3-oxoacyl-ACP synthase; the encoded protein is MGVGIISVGTSVPPKFLTNFDLEKMVDTSDEWITTRTGIKKRHIVDEGVNASDLGAEAALKALERAKLSPKDIDLIITTSSSPEMIFPPTVSLIQRKIGASRAGGFDLLSACTGFVSALITGVQFIKSGDVETVLIVGTEVLSRLVNWEDRNTCVLFGDAAGAVILREVGDDYGLISWNLHLDGEGAELLEIPAGGSKLPASYDTVDKKLHYIRMNGREVFKFSVRVISESTEEALNKANLSPKDLDWLIPHQANIRIIQAGAERLGIPMEKIGITVDKYGNTSTASIPLTLEELLIQKKIKDRDLIAFVGFGAGLSWGTALMRWKEVNLFD
- a CDS encoding 50S ribosomal protein L32; this translates as MGLPKKKLSTTRRDRRWVRYKLHGVSLVECGHCHKLILPHRVCPFCGYYKGRSIVEVEEKEEK
- the fabF gene encoding beta-ketoacyl-[acyl-carrier-protein] synthase II, whose translation is MKRTVVVTGVGVISPIGIGKEKFWDNLVKGRSGISYIEKFPTDDYPTKIAGEVKDFNPEDFIDKKEARRLDRFSQFAISATKLALEDANWNPSEEEKENTAVIVASGIGGLETLENQFRVLFEKGPNKVSPFVVPMMIINMAAGNISIQFGFKGPNFATVTACAASSHAIGLGYKLVANGEVDCAIVGGTEAGITPMGLAGFCSIQALSTQNDPPEKASKPFDARRDGFVMAEGCGILVLESLEHALKRNARIYAEIVGFGASDDAYHITAPDPQGYGAYLSMKRALMDAGITPEMVDYINAHGTSTKLNDKIETLAIKKVFGEHAYNLAISSNKSVFGHALGAAGALESVATVLSIYYGVVPPTINYEEKDPDCDLDYVPNKARDMNIRYALKNSFGFGGQNASLVFKKHINES
- a CDS encoding chromosome segregation protein SMC; this encodes MYIKEIEINYFKSFYGHHKIPFNGKFIVVTGPNGSGKSNILDAIRWVIGEQRSKLLRVEKSEEVIFGGNKNLAPAKYAEVSLHLLINSGFAFDIYIITRRIERDGDSAYFLNDKNIRLKDLQIFLSSCGVGKHNLTFIGQGELESLILDNDRLKEYLEDIAGISGYQEKVKETQLKLDIIEAKGKEIEEKRRMLWENLEELRKEAKLAEYYTELTKELEKVRESLNYYQWQKLYKNIEEINENLRIFKDEFSGIEIELENMRKEEEEINSKIKDLNRELENIKSILVENQIKREKLLQRISDFDDRKKKLEKEILESNKELEINKEELKNVEQNLIEEEEENYLELGRKLRDIETNLKEKEIIKARYEEKLKNFHEVSNVSEEFAKWFIQRLKQKREKLEEYKNYISKELREKESLIRAKERYLDEKVFELQRERRLLRDLEDIQRDSLPKGVREILALKDNNVLGIVLDILQIDKDYLTPIFNILGNTLFDIIVTDEYTAERLIRYLRDNNLGWATFRPLSFYKDFKERIIEIKDGIRALNVVNYDERFKELVYSLLGNVLIFKDFETALSKRELLKEGWRLVTLKGEVFLGSGTISGGVRNNIQTTLNININMHEREENIKELSQAISILESDIKTLRVEKTILENKREKLDNLLKKIDSKLEFYGNVGLFEEYRRILEEFSYLRNEWESIKDKYEKLRENFIYNRNRREFLGTLVKDLQNKIEEMKKEKDFIDKEYVNMTRNLEDINKEIDDGLLKEENLRSEINSLTERLVHLKEVKEKLINRRQQIREEIIRSETNLQQIVKRKEEIEKDFENKIPNLKIDLPESKLRAREKEILKTLENLGPINFLAKEKLTTEEEKYRELTEQWEDVYESISSLRSIIKSTLREAETRFLNAYSVLKDLANNNWKMFFPHGDLQILLEKEQDPLNSNIYIKLTSNKKNYKSLLMLSGGEKSITALSLLLAGLEIAPVNFCFWDEIDSALDNHNAHVLGKKIKEMSKSIQFILISHNPTLMEYAETLYGVTIDERGSTQVLTWRLEGEVVNN
- the fabD gene encoding [acyl-carrier-protein] S-malonyltransferase, producing the protein MRAFIFPGQGSQSFGMFSPFLNQDFEYFLEEIRKIDENIIKVYQDGTEELMRKTIYSQPAIFSISCMLDYYLKNNNFYPDFVTGHSLGEYSAFCSAGIFDFSVGLRLVYERGRIMQEISEEVSGGMWAVIGGDIDKIRESLKDFENLFIANYNSHEQIIISGSIESFQRWQEIFRSEVKRIIPLSVSGPFHSPLMGKAQDKFWEIIKEINFRDPEIPVISSTTVSEVEKAEDAKEILLKQFTSSVFWTDTISKLNSLGVDEYIEVGPGKVLQGLVKKILKDIKIKGIEKPEDFLALKGEE
- the rnc gene encoding ribonuclease III, whose translation is MKAKEIETINKTEKELEERFGIIFSDVELLFTALVHPSYRNENLNVLEDNQRLEFLGDSVIGLIISETLFKLHKNANEGMLSQMRSHLIKGKTLARKAKEIGLNKYVLLGNGEELQGGREKESILSDLFEAFIGALFLDKGYEFTKEFVLKIFKEDLENIEYEIDWKNILRSVLLKQGKKFEYRLVKEEGPEHNKVFYIELWVDNEKISEGIGKNKSQAEMQAAQKALEKLGKNVY
- a CDS encoding beta-ketoacyl-ACP reductase, which gives rise to MLKDKVALVTGGSRGIGRAIVIALAKEGAKVVINYRSNEESARETLEEVEKLGAVGYLYKADVSNEEEVENMFKDILTKFGRLDILVNNAGITRDNLLLRMKLEDWEAVMATNLRSVFLCTRAAAKIMIKQRSGRIINISSIVGEMGNIGQANYSASKAGIIGFTKTVARELASRGITVNAVAPGFIETEMTESIAPDLKDLYLKQIPLQRFGKPEEVANLVKFLASEEAGYITGAVINIDGGLAM
- a CDS encoding nitronate monooxygenase, which gives rise to MIKTPLCDLLNIKYPIIQGGMAWVATSELASAVSNAGGLGVIGAGNADPNWVREEIRKTRTLTDKPFGVNIYFLSPYAEEVMKVVIEEKVPVVTTGAGNPGKYIPFLKEKGIKIFPLVSSVALAVRLERLGVDGLIAEGMECGGHIGELTTMALVPQVVSAVKIPVIAAGGIADGRGFVAALALGAQGIQMGTRFIASEECKVHENYKRAILKAKDRDTVVTGASTGHPVRVIYNKLAREFLELEKKGVPIEELEKFGTGRLRSAVINGDVEYGSVMAGQISGLINDIKPVKDIIEDIVKEAENIIKNLQNFIKES